The following DNA comes from Actinomycetota bacterium.
CAATGCTCAGGAAAGACACGGTGAGCCCGCCGTAGACCTGCGCGTACCTTTTCCCGTAGACGGTATAAGCGGACCAGGTGAGCGCCGCGCATAACACCAGGGCGCCGCCGAAGAAGTCGCCGCGGGAAAGCAGCCCCGAGAAACGGAAACCGGTCACCGCCGCCAGGGCCCCCAGGAACCCCAGGGCGATGCCGAGCCAGCCCGTCATGCCCGGACGTTCCTCGAGGAGCGGCACGGCGAGAAAGGAGGTGAAGACGGGGTTTGCGGAGAAGACCACCGCTGCCGTTGATGCGCTGGCCCTCTCCACGCCCTGGTGAAAGAGGAAGAAGGTCAGGAAGACCCCTACCACGCCCAGCAGCGTGAGCGGGAGGGGCTCCTCGCGCATGGCCTTCGCGGCAAGGCGGCCCCTCCTGCCTGCGACGGCGAAAGGGAGGAGCGCCAGACCTCCGAGGATAAAACGCAAGGCCGCGACCTGGTTCGCACCGGGAGGGTCGCCCGTCCCCAACCCGCCCTGCAGGTACCTGGAAACCACCTCGATGGTACTGAAAAGGACTACGGCGCCCGCGACGTAAAGGAATCCCCTTCTTTCCATGGTCATAGTGTAGCCCTGTCCGCACAATCAATACAGTGGAAGCGGCTGGTTGGTTCGGCGGCGGGCAGCGGGTGGTGTGGCGCAGGACGGTTGGCCGCGCCGGTGGGCGGCGGTTCAGTTC
Coding sequences within:
- a CDS encoding EamA family transporter translates to MERRGFLYVAGAVVLFSTIEVVSRYLQGGLGTGDPPGANQVAALRFILGGLALLPFAVAGRRGRLAAKAMREEPLPLTLLGVVGVFLTFFLFHQGVERASASTAAVVFSANPVFTSFLAVPLLEERPGMTGWLGIALGFLGALAAVTGFRFSGLLSRGDFFGGALVLCAALTWSAYTVYGKRYAQVYGGLTVSFLSIVAGSAMFALLLVVSGGWGELASYDAGTWGWLLYLGVVTVGLGYLLYFEGMRRVPASRGAGLFYLKPVVAVLLAHYALGEPVTYALLFATAMVAAGVLLVTLPRREGGIGGGRRGVP